From the genome of Papaver somniferum cultivar HN1 unplaced genomic scaffold, ASM357369v1 unplaced-scaffold_10, whole genome shotgun sequence:
aaaccctagtttttccttttttccctctacttttttccctccaaacctttaaaaagaaaaatgaatttctactctaatccaAACATTATAATCCCACTCAAACACTTATTAATTTAATAAacattaacttaattaatcattaCTAATTTAATAAGGGCATATTAGACATTAATATAAATACTGGATAAGGGGCTTCTACAAATTACTTCCTAACGACCCTATTTTGCCATGTAGTTATAggtcccaattaagtggcataggccccaatttagccaggttacaTTTACTCATACCGTGGTACGGTTTTGGTTTTAGAGGTGTTTAAATGCGCAGTGTTCAGAAGTTTCTTTTCATCGTAGGGAAGGAATCCTTCAGAAATAGAAAGTTTTGAAAGGGCAAAGCTAAGGAAGTGCTTCACATATCATCATCTACAAAGCCAATGACCCACTGAGCTTAAAAGACTATATTAGCAGTCATGTGTCCATGGTCCCTCGAGGATGCTTGATTTATAGTCCTAGTTAATCAGTACTACTTTCATAGTAGTCCCAATAAAAGGCAAAACTAATGCAAGTGCTTACAAAGATGTGTAACACGACAGAATCAATCGagaaagaaaagaatgaaaaagatTAAGAAACTTCTAACCAATTGTGGAAGTGAATAACGGAAAGAAAGATTAATAATAAAAGTTATGTTGCATGATTGAAAAATTTAAAGCACAGAACCATCGATAAAAAACAATCACTTCAAAAACTGGGAAAAAATGCCCAAAGCTCCAcataaataaagtgcaaaaggtTATTAATTAATGTACTTCATTAGTGTGAAAACTTTCCCATTTTTCTTATCAATTATGGGGTAACTTTACTGTTTCAATTTCGGCCGACGCGTCCTTGATCATTTCTTTCGATTTGGTTACCGTGAAACGTACTCGTGTGTTATGGTGTCTGAAATTAATTAATATAAGTACTTAAGTTTTATTTAGTGCATGCATGAAAACAAAAagtatgcttcaaaaagaaaataaacgatAGACAAAGTAATAAAATAACTATATAGCTAAAGTGTCATGCACGCGCGATGTGTTTGCGAAGATGAAATGTTTTTATTTGGAACACAACTGATCGAAGTTGAGCACACCGATTAAATGCCGCCGGGTACACTGCGGCTGATGTCGATGGAAAAGAGCAGCACTAGCTAGCTGCAGGTAAGTGTGACAGACTAGTGATGAAGCGTGACAGAGATACTGATACCCGTACATGTATGTGCCCACTGTATGGATATATGAATCTCTCACGGTTTCTGTTTTTGAGTGAGAAATGAGGTGATGATGATGCATGATACTTATTCTATAAGAAGAAAAGAATACGGACATACATATGGATGATGCATCAATAGAGACAAAACCTTAAGTTTTTCAAAAGTTGCGGCTGTGCTCTCTGTTTTGAGTGGCTCCTTCACTCATCAAAAAAGCAACTAGCTATCTTAGCTAGTTATTAGAATTTTTGCCAGATGGAAGTTCCACAACTGAGCCAATAAAAGAGGACACTTAATAAGTTTATATCCATCCCCCTTTGCTAGCTTTCATCAACATAAGGACATGATCGAATATATGTCTTGTTCACCTCCTCGCACATACGCATTCATAAGTCCCCATCCTAAGTAAAGTGCAATCATAAACATATGCATTGATGGAAACCAGTAATTATTATTCTCAGAGAACGTACGTGTCCGGCGTATCGACCATCGATCATGTTTGCATAGGGCAATAAGGTTGTGAAAGGCTTGTTTGTGTACCATTTAGGGGCTCGTTTCGTTTGATAAGTCTTGGAAAATCCTATCCTTGCACGGGGAGTTTTCAGGTTACGTAGGTTTTTATGGATTTTAATATATAACCGTCCCTGTTAATCTCAAACTCGAGATATAAAGTATACGAGCATCAGAACATAATGATCAGTTCTTTACTGTCACTCTCCGGCTATCTATTCACACAACATTTCAGTAGTTTTGGCTTTATATTGGATCGATCCTTTTATATATATAAAGCTTTATTATCTTTCTCAATAATGGATAAAAGGGTTACTTTGGAGAAAAGTAAAGCCATATTTTAAGACTTTGCTTAACCCCAATTTATAAATAGCGCATTTATCGATAGCATGATAAATTATATAGACAGAGGTCACGAATGGTTCCATGGATATATGCTGTTTAATTGGCCTAAGGAAAAAACAAAGTAAGGATCAGCCCCACGGTTATATGCACTAATCCAATGATCATGCAACTTGTCATAGGTTTCGCTTTCGCCACCAACAACCGGCTGACTAGATTATACCACTCTTTTTCCAAGCTCTTCAGACTCTATATTTGCGTCAGGTAGTTTATGGCCTTATAGTCCACATTTACGGTTGATAGAAGGCGAACATTGGTTTCAGATTATCGGAATTTCTGCAGAAATGGATACCAGAGTAAGATTCTGGACAAAATTCGGGTATCATAGTACAAATAACCCCAAAAGAATTACGCGTTTTATGAAAACGTTGGGCTAGTTTATGAGACACATTCATCTACTGATACTAACATATATTTGTAtatttcaatttcaatcaacaattttAAAGAACTTGATTGAAAAGAATGACACTGGAAAAGATATTCCAGAACTAAATACATCAAACACAATTTTTAATGTTCATCACTTTGTCTTTCACAAAGTGTCTCTAAACTGTTTTGTCACCATCTATGTATATCATATCCATTTCTCTGCCTGCCTGCCTGCCGTATTTATTTGATGATGATATtcagaactgttgttgttgttgtatgaaCATGATATCTTGATTAGGGTTCCACAAATAGTCCCATAATGAATTATCTTGAGTGATAGTACTACTAGTATCACTCCCTAACCAATTGCCACTAATGTTGCTCATGTTCTGTTGTTCGTGGGCGCTACTAGTAGTACAACCTTGAAAGTTGAAATCATGGTTTAGGTTGTAACCTATAGGACTGGGCATGATATAGTCTGGGTAATTCATGATATGTGAAGTTTGGGTAGTAGTGCTCTCACAATTAGTCTCAAAAGGGTACTGATATTGATCGTAAGTAAGGTCTGAAACCGGAGAAGGAACTTGGGTTGTCACCGTGTTTGTCCATAAAGAATCGGCGGTCGATGATGAAGCAGGAACCTTAGCAGTTGTATAGTTGTCCTCAGACTTTATACTTCTTCTTCGATTAGTTCGATTAGTATTGATCATTCCCATGTCATTAATGTTGGTGCTCTCTGCGACTGATGTGAAATCTATATTATTATTGAAATGGTGTCCTGTAATGGTGTTGGTGGATTCCAGAGACGTCCCATCCGCTGCTGCTTGAATTCTTTCAGCCAATCTTGGCATCCAAACATTACGCATGGTGTCTTTGAAGAGTTTGCTGTTAACGTCGCACCGGAGTTGCTTGGCGTGTTTTTGTACCCTTGTTCTCCAATAGTTCTTTATCTCATTATCTGTTCTTCCCGGTAGATATTGAGCAATCTTTGACCACCTATAACACAAAGTTAGTCATGCAATCTGCAGTAATGGATGAAAGTGAATCCCATGGTTTCACACATAGAGTTCATTATTAGCTATAGTGGAACTCTTACCTGTTTCCCCATTGAGAATGGAGTTCAAGAATCATAAGTTGTTCTTCCGGTGTAATATTACCGCGTCGAACATCAGGGCGTAAGTAATTCAACCATCTCAATCTACAGCTTTTTCCGGTACGTTTTAGACCAGCGGCATGAGCAAGAGAGTTCCAACGACCTTCGCCATGGTTTGCAATGTAACTAGTAAGCAAATGATCCTCTTCATCTGTCCATGGACCTCTTCGTAGATCAAGATCCTCTTGTTGCTCGTAATCCATAGCCATCATCACATCTTCATTATCACTGCTACTTTGTGTTGTTGTCATAGTGGTACTAGAACTACtgctatcaccaccaccaccagctgaTCTTCTATTATTATTCATAGTAGTagttgatgatgaatacattctCACAATTATTGCTGTTGTTGTGGATATGATCAACTGTATTTTTTGTCTGTCTCTGCTGTTGTGTAAATAGGAAGGATAAATGAAGTGGACGGCCTTTTATAGATGGTGACTTAAAAAAAAAgtggcatatatatatatatattttaacaaTATATTCCATGAGTATTGAGTAGTAATTAGACATATGGATACTACTAGATATTAAACAAACGACCATTTTACAAAGTCGTAAGACTAAAAGAATAAGTTTGAATTTTGACTTCACTtatgaaatcaaatttttttcaACTTCATCCATCTTGGTAGGTTCGATCTCTTAGTTTATGACAGTCTTGTGATGGCCATTGGTATCTTACTTAGTGTTTGAtgatttgattaatattttaaacCCCCCGGCCATCGGTCGACGCGGTATACGCGGTGACGCCCCACCTAGTGACCGCAAAAATGAATGCAGAAGTAGGCAGGATGAATGCAGAAGTAGGCATTGCAAAAAGCTAGCCTACTTGGTATCGGTATTGTATATACGAATGTATAAAATTTCAGTCCTTCTCgaataaaaagagagaaactgCAGGAGTTTCTAATGGCTTCCATGAATATTAATACAGCAAGTCATATGTTGAATTCTTGATTATTCTCCCAAAAGGAGGCATGTTCACGGGTGCTCGAACATGTATCATACTTCTGCTCATAGATTCCTACCAACTAATCAATAGAATTTTAACCCCATTGTCAATGATTCCTCGATGGGTATTTCAAAGCCAGCAATAAGAGACTTAAAAATCCATTGGATAGAATGGAATTCATTCATGAGCAGTAGTCTATGAGTCTATGACAAAGACATTCATATATGTGCGACAGTGCTTTCTTTTTCCCACCATCAAAAGTTTAGAAATACCGGGCTTTCACGGACAATTTTCCAACGGGCAATAATGAAAATGTCTAGTTCTGATTGATTCTTCTTCCCAACTCTTCCATCAACAAGTTTTTCTGAATAACATGTGTTAGATTTGTGTGTCTCTTTCTGTGGAGCATTCTGTACGTCTTTGACTGGAACTCGTATTATCCCGGCCAGGCTATGAATTTTTTACTCAAAGAATTGCAACTTTTGACTCTATGTAGTATACTTATGTGTCTGTATATTCCTTGTTTTCGTTTCTACGTCTCCTGTATGTATCGAGCTAGCTGTTCCAAAGCAGCCATGAAAAAGACATGCACGAACGgccataaagttttttttttctcgttCTGATCCCCGAAAACGCACGCGTGAACTTGCGATTCCGATAATGAAAGCGTAATTAATGATTTTTAATTAAGTGTTTCATATAATTGTCTTGGTTTTCTTGTacaacatttttttttccaataaaaGTTTACACGTAACTGTGTACATTTGTCTGATTTTTCGACTCCTTTTTACGGCAATAATATTAGATTATTAGGTTatgtttttaatttcttctttaagcc
Proteins encoded in this window:
- the LOC113326964 gene encoding transcription factor MYB78-like, yielding MYSSSTTTMNNNRRSAGGGGDSSSSSTTMTTTQSSSDNEDVMMAMDYEQQEDLDLRRGPWTDEEDHLLTSYIANHGEGRWNSLAHAAGLKRTGKSCRLRWLNYLRPDVRRGNITPEEQLMILELHSQWGNRWSKIAQYLPGRTDNEIKNYWRTRVQKHAKQLRCDVNSKLFKDTMRNVWMPRLAERIQAAADGTSLESTNTITGHHFNNNIDFTSVAESTNINDMGMINTNRTNRRRSIKSEDNYTTAKVPASSSTADSLWTNTVTTQVPSPVSDLTYDQYQYPFETNCESTTTQTSHIMNYPDYIMPSPIGYNLNHDFNFQGCTTSSAHEQQNMSNISGNWLGSDTSSTITQDNSLWDYLWNPNQDIMFIQQQQQF